CCACAACCTCATCGCCGGGCCGCTGGACCTCTCCGGGCTGACCAGGCTGCGGGAGCTCGACGTGTCGGGGAACCGGCTCGAGGGCGCCGTCGCCGGCAACTTCCCGGCGATATGCGCCGACCTCACCTCGCTCGACTTGTCAACCAACAACCTCACCGGCAACATCACCGGCCTGTTCGACGGCTGCCCCAGGCTGGAGTACGTCGACCTCAGCTCCAACAATTTCACCGGCCAGTTATGGCCGGGCGTCGCAAAATTCAAGCAATTCAGCGCCGCCGAGAACAACCTCACTGGAATCGTCACGACGAGCACGTTTCAGGACAGCTGCAGACTCCAATCCTTGGACCTTTCCGCTAACAAGCTGGCCGGAAACTTCCCGGATTCCATCGCCAATTGCAACAATTTGACTTACATGTCGCTGTGGGGGAATAAATTCACCGGGATGATACCCGCCGGAATCGGAAAGCTCGCCGTCCTCGAGACGCTGATTCTTGGGAAGAACGGGTTCGAGCGGCAGATACCGCCGGAGCTGACCAACTGCACGAAGCTCCAGTTCTTGGACATCAGCAGCAACATGTTTGGAGGGGATGTGCAGGAGACCTTTGGCAACTTTGTGAGCTTGAAGTATCTCGTACTGCACCACAACAGGTACACCGGCGGCATCGTGTCCTCCGGCGTGCTGCAGCTGCCGGAGCTCGCCAGGCTCGACCTCAGCTTCAATGAGTTCACAGGCAATCTCCCTCTAGAGGTGGCCGACATGAAGAGCCTCAAGTACCTGATGCTGGGCGAGAACAACTTTTCCGGCGAGATACCGCCCGAGTACGGCCGGCTCCCGGAGCTCCAGGCGCTGGACCTGTCTAACAACACGCTCACGGGCGTAATCCCGTCGAGCATAGGGAACCTCACGTCGCTCCTCTGGCTGATGCTCGCCGGCAATCAGCTCTCCGGTGAGATACCACCTGCAATCGGCAACTGCAGCAGCTTGCTCTGGTTGAACCTGGCCGATAATCGGTTAACTGGCAAGATCCCGCCGGAGATGGCAGAGATTGGGAAGAACCCTGGACCAACATTCGCCAAGAACCGGAACGATCCGAGCGTGCTCGCCGGCTCCGGCGAATGCCAGGCCATGAAGCGGTGGATTCCGGCGAGCTATCCTCCGTTCAGCTTCGTTTACTCTGTCATGACTCGGGAGAACTGCCGCAGCATATGGGACCGCATCCTCAAGGGCTACGGAATCGTCCCAATTTGCACCAACTCGTCGTCGCCGGTGAGGTCCAACACGGTCTCCGGGTACGTGCAGCTATCAAGGAACTTGCTTTCCGGAGAGATACCATCGAGCATCGGTGCAATGCGGAACATCAGCTTGCTCCACCTCGACGGCAACCATCTAACAGGGCGGCTGCCGCCGGAGCTCAGCCGGCTCCCGCTGGTTATGCTGAACGTCTCGAGGAACAACATCTCGGGGCCGATCCCGCCTGAGATCGGCGACATTCTGTGTCTGGAGAGGATGGACCTGTCATTCAACAACCTCTCCGGCGAGCTCCCGGCGAGCCTGTTCAAGCTCACCGACCTGGTTATATTCAATGTGTCATACAACCCGCTTCTCTCCGGCAATGTCTCCACCACCGGCCAATTCGGCACCTTCGACGAGGAGTCCTTCCGCGGCAACCCGCTCATATCATTTAATCAGGGTGGAGCTGCCGGTAAGCAGCAACCGCGACCAGAAGCTGCCGATGTTCCCCCGGTTAGGAGACGCAGCATGCTGCGGAGAACCATTGTGATGTGGTTCTTTTTCTCCCTCgtcctctccttcatcgccggCACCGTCGTCTTCATCATCGCCAGCCTGCGCACCCGGTTTCCGGTGGAGCAAGAGCCGGACCAGGAATCGTTCTCCCGCGAGCACCCGAAGGGCGGCAAGCACTCGTTCCAAATGTGGACGTCGTCGCCCCCGTCCGGCTCGTCATCGACGGCGACTGGGTGCTCCTCTTCGACGGAGGGAGTGAAGGTGTTCCGGCTGGACAAGACGGCGTTCACCTACCGCGACATCGTGGCCGCCACGGGCAACTTCTCCGACGACCGGGTGATCGGGCGTGGCGGCTACGGCGTGGTGTACCGCGGGGTGCTCCCCGACGGCCGCGCTGTGGCGGTCAAGAAGCTCTCCAGGCCGCGCGACTGCTGCGGGGACGACGACGGCGAGCGCGAGTTCCGCGCCGAGATGGAGGTGCTCGCCGACCGGATGGGGTTCACGTGGCCGCACCCGAACCTCGTCACGCTGTACGGGTGGTGCCTCTCCGGCGCCGCCAAGATACTGGTCTACGAGCACCTGGAAGGCGGCAGCCTGGACGAGCTGATCTGCGACACCGCCGCGTTCGGGTGGCCGGCACGGCTGGACGTGGCCATCGGCGTGGCGCGCGCGCTCACGTTCTTGCACCACGAGTGCGTGCCCGCCGTCGTGCACCGCGACGTGAAGGCCAGCAACGTGCTCCTGGGCCGCGACGGCCGCGCCAGGGTGACGGACTTCGGACTGGCCAGGGTGGTCCGTCCCGGCGACACCCACGTGAGCACGGTGGTGGCCGGCACGGTCGGGTACGTGGCGCCGGAGTACGGGCAGACGTGGCGCGCCACGACGAAAGGCGACGTGTACAGCTACGGCGTGCTCCTGATGGAGCTCGCCACAGGCCGGCGCGCCGTCGACGTCGGCGAGGAGGAGTGCCTCGTCGACTGGGCTCGgcgcacggcgaaggaaggccgGAATACAAGGCATCAAGAAAGGGAGGATCAATCGACGAGCGGCGCGGTGTTCTGGGAACTGCTCGCGCTCGGCATGCGGTGCACGGCCGACGCGCCGCACGAGCGGCCCGACATGCCGGAAGTGCTCGCCGCGCTGCTCGacatcgccgccgccaacggCACAACGACGACGAGTTGTTTAACATGTTCCAGGACATAGTTGTTCCAGGTTACGATAGACATTGATTCTTTGTGTACAAAATTTTGATTGTTTAGTTCAGCT
This region of Lolium perenne isolate Kyuss_39 chromosome 2, Kyuss_2.0, whole genome shotgun sequence genomic DNA includes:
- the LOC127332789 gene encoding probable LRR receptor-like serine/threonine-protein kinase At1g74360 → MSPLLLQFLCLLFLAGEVVLIGAQSGGGGDKEVLVELKRFLVTNNRVNRGDYDAWPESDPSPCRWHGVTCDANGRVASLNLSRSSISGAAFGNFSRLTALASLDLSDNSITGTLPAADLNQCRGLLHLNLSHNLIAGPLDLSGLTRLRELDVSGNRLEGAVAGNFPAICADLTSLDLSTNNLTGNITGLFDGCPRLEYVDLSSNNFTGQLWPGVAKFKQFSAAENNLTGIVTTSTFQDSCRLQSLDLSANKLAGNFPDSIANCNNLTYMSLWGNKFTGMIPAGIGKLAVLETLILGKNGFERQIPPELTNCTKLQFLDISSNMFGGDVQETFGNFVSLKYLVLHHNRYTGGIVSSGVLQLPELARLDLSFNEFTGNLPLEVADMKSLKYLMLGENNFSGEIPPEYGRLPELQALDLSNNTLTGVIPSSIGNLTSLLWLMLAGNQLSGEIPPAIGNCSSLLWLNLADNRLTGKIPPEMAEIGKNPGPTFAKNRNDPSVLAGSGECQAMKRWIPASYPPFSFVYSVMTRENCRSIWDRILKGYGIVPICTNSSSPVRSNTVSGYVQLSRNLLSGEIPSSIGAMRNISLLHLDGNHLTGRLPPELSRLPLVMLNVSRNNISGPIPPEIGDILCLERMDLSFNNLSGELPASLFKLTDLVIFNVSYNPLLSGNVSTTGQFGTFDEESFRGNPLISFNQGGAAGKQQPRPEAADVPPVRRRSMLRRTIVMWFFFSLVLSFIAGTVVFIIASLRTRFPVEQEPDQESFSREHPKGGKHSFQMWTSSPPSGSSSTATGCSSSTEGVKVFRLDKTAFTYRDIVAATGNFSDDRVIGRGGYGVVYRGVLPDGRAVAVKKLSRPRDCCGDDDGEREFRAEMEVLADRMGFTWPHPNLVTLYGWCLSGAAKILVYEHLEGGSLDELICDTAAFGWPARLDVAIGVARALTFLHHECVPAVVHRDVKASNVLLGRDGRARVTDFGLARVVRPGDTHVSTVVAGTVGYVAPEYGQTWRATTKGDVYSYGVLLMELATGRRAVDVGEEECLVDWARRTAKEGRNTRHQEREDQSTSGAVFWELLALGMRCTADAPHERPDMPEVLAALLDIAAANGTTTTSCLTCSRT